A genomic segment from Sphingopyxis sp. DBS4 encodes:
- a CDS encoding VOC family protein, producing MAEHPRPKGLSSAVCYRDSKAAFRWLEEAFGFEPVFVLLDEQGNLAHSEMEYGNSTIMIGNEWSDDHRSPANLGGKNTQTVHVQLSRGEDIDAHCATARAAGADIIAAPETQFYGDRTYRAKDPEGHIWTFGVTVEEKTSDEWDAEGGFTTKTRLDD from the coding sequence ATGGCCGAGCATCCGCGCCCCAAGGGGCTTTCGAGCGCCGTCTGCTATCGGGACAGCAAGGCGGCGTTCCGCTGGCTCGAGGAGGCGTTCGGGTTCGAGCCCGTCTTTGTCCTCCTCGACGAACAGGGCAATCTTGCGCACAGCGAGATGGAATATGGAAATTCGACGATCATGATCGGCAACGAATGGTCGGACGATCACCGCAGCCCCGCGAACCTCGGCGGCAAGAACACGCAGACGGTGCACGTCCAGCTCAGTCGGGGCGAGGACATCGACGCGCATTGCGCGACGGCGCGCGCCGCGGGCGCCGACATCATCGCCGCGCCCGAGACGCAATTCTACGGCGACCGCACCTATCGCGCCAAGGATCCCGAGGGGCATATCTGGACCTTCGGCGTCACCGTCGAGGAAAAGACGTCCGACGAATGGGATGCCGAGGGCGGCTTCACGACCAAGACGCGGCTCGACGATTGA
- a CDS encoding glutaminase produces the protein MTADLARCVAEAYAVALPHRGKGKVADYIPALATVDPNRFGFALALPDGTVHAAGDVDIPFSIQSVSKVFTLALALRRLGSSLWESVGREPSGSAFNSIVQLESENGIPRNPLINAGAIATTDRLIDGRSGDATVAEILDFLRARAGDADVAIDAGVAASESETGARNRSLGYFMKGFGNLRHPVEEALGVYFRQCAIAMSCRQLARAGLFLAMDGRDPLTGEQVVKPHRARRINAIMMLCGHYDNSGEFAFRVGLPGKSGVGGGILCIAPGQGSIAVWSPGLTEAGTSLVGAIALEHFAYAAGWSVFD, from the coding sequence ATGACCGCCGACCTCGCCCGCTGCGTCGCCGAAGCCTATGCCGTCGCGCTGCCGCACCGCGGCAAGGGCAAGGTCGCCGACTATATTCCCGCGCTGGCGACGGTCGATCCGAACCGCTTCGGCTTCGCGCTCGCGCTTCCCGACGGCACGGTCCACGCCGCGGGCGACGTCGACATCCCCTTTTCGATCCAGTCGGTGTCGAAGGTCTTCACTCTCGCCCTCGCGCTCCGCCGCCTCGGCAGTTCGCTGTGGGAGAGCGTCGGGCGCGAGCCGTCGGGCAGCGCCTTCAACTCGATCGTCCAGCTCGAAAGCGAGAACGGCATTCCGCGCAATCCGCTGATCAACGCGGGCGCGATCGCGACCACCGACCGGTTGATCGACGGGCGGAGCGGCGATGCGACGGTGGCCGAGATTCTCGATTTCCTGCGCGCCCGCGCCGGTGATGCCGACGTGGCGATCGACGCCGGGGTCGCGGCCTCCGAATCAGAAACCGGCGCGCGCAACCGCAGCCTCGGCTATTTCATGAAGGGCTTCGGCAATTTGCGGCATCCGGTCGAGGAGGCGCTGGGCGTCTATTTCCGCCAGTGCGCGATCGCGATGAGCTGCCGCCAACTCGCCCGCGCCGGGCTGTTCCTGGCGATGGACGGCCGCGATCCGCTGACCGGCGAACAGGTCGTCAAGCCGCACCGCGCCCGCCGCATCAATGCGATCATGATGCTCTGCGGCCATTACGACAACAGCGGCGAATTCGCCTTTCGCGTCGGCCTGCCGGGCAAGAGCGGGGTCGGCGGCGGCATCCTCTGCATCGCGCCGGGGCAGGGATCGATCGCGGTCTGGTCGCCGGGGCTGACCGAGGCGGGAACGTCGCTCGTGGGCGCGATCGCGCTCGAACATTTCGCCTATGCGGCGGGGTGGTCGGTGTTCGATTAG
- a CDS encoding helix-turn-helix transcriptional regulator produces the protein MSAALDRMLGALADPKRRRAVELLGQRPRSAGELADALGLAPPAMSRHLRALKEGGLVEDGHPAFDARVRIYSLKQGATDELKRWLAETEARWTHQLAAFKCHVESGEG, from the coding sequence TTGAGCGCCGCGCTCGACCGGATGCTGGGCGCGCTCGCCGATCCGAAGCGGCGGCGCGCGGTCGAACTGCTCGGGCAAAGGCCGCGCAGCGCCGGCGAACTCGCGGACGCGCTCGGCCTCGCGCCGCCCGCGATGAGCCGGCATCTGCGGGCCTTGAAGGAAGGCGGGCTGGTCGAGGACGGCCACCCCGCCTTCGACGCGCGCGTGCGCATCTACAGCCTCAAGCAGGGCGCGACCGACGAGTTGAAGCGCTGGCTCGCCGAGACCGAGGCGCGGTGGACGCACCAACTTGCCGCGTTCAAATGCCATGTCGAAAGCGGCGAAGGATGA
- a CDS encoding ligase-associated DNA damage response DEXH box helicase → MRLPAPFADWFAARGWRLRRHQADMLAAGQRGEHALLVAATGAGKTLAGFLPTLVDLAANPSDRLHTLYVSPLKALAADVERNLLGPIAEMGLDISVESRSGDTSSDKKARQRARPPNILLTTPESLSLLLSYPDSFAMFADLQTIVIDEIHAFAPGKRGDLLSLAMARLQAIAPSLRRVGLSATIADPDAYRAWLAPDADAGTVTLVEGEPGADPDIRILLPEGAVPWAGHSGRYAVHQVMAQIAKNRTTIIFCNTRGLAELIFQELWKVNDLSLPIAIHHGSLDREARQRAEAAMAEGRLRALVATASLDLGLDWGDVDCVIQMGAPKGSSRLLQRIGRANHRLDEPSRALIVPGNRFEYLEARAALDAVGAGERDADRFRPGALDVLAQHVMALACAAPFDEAELLAEIRTAAPYRWIDADIFGRLLGFVRDGGYALKSYDRFRRLAPDGKGRWRISHPRLAAQHRLNAGIIVEAPMAAVRFKNGRRLGQVEEYFASTLTPGDTFAFAGLSLEVESIRDTDLIVRATTRPARIPSYMGARMAISTRLADRVRGFLADPASWQRFPEDVRFWLEMQALRSVLPRPGELLVETFPHEGHHYMVCYPFEGWNAHQSLGMLITKRMERIGLQPLGFVASDYAIAIWSLRPVANPETLFDAEILSDEFVEWVEQSHLLKRAFREVAVIGGLIERQHPGKRKTGKQVTFSTDLIFDVLRKYEPDHLLLEAAWADARERLTDVARLGDLLDRAAGTMVHRTLERISPLAIPVLVLIGRENVAAADLDDALLGDLADALAEEAMRAD, encoded by the coding sequence ATGCGCCTCCCCGCCCCCTTTGCCGACTGGTTCGCCGCGCGCGGGTGGCGGCTGCGGCGGCATCAGGCCGATATGCTCGCGGCGGGGCAGCGCGGCGAGCATGCGCTGCTCGTCGCCGCGACGGGCGCGGGGAAGACGCTGGCGGGGTTCCTGCCGACGCTTGTCGATCTGGCGGCGAATCCGTCGGACCGGCTGCACACGCTTTATGTGTCGCCGCTGAAGGCGCTCGCCGCCGATGTCGAGCGCAACCTCCTCGGCCCGATCGCCGAGATGGGGCTCGATATCAGCGTCGAAAGCCGCAGCGGCGATACCAGTTCCGACAAGAAAGCGCGTCAGCGCGCCAGGCCGCCGAACATCCTGCTGACCACTCCCGAATCGCTGTCGCTCCTCCTCTCCTACCCCGACAGTTTTGCGATGTTCGCCGACCTCCAGACCATCGTGATCGACGAAATCCACGCCTTCGCGCCGGGCAAGCGCGGCGACCTGCTGAGCCTGGCAATGGCCCGGCTTCAGGCGATCGCGCCAAGCCTGCGCCGAGTCGGCCTGTCGGCGACGATCGCCGATCCGGACGCCTATCGCGCATGGCTCGCCCCCGATGCCGACGCGGGCACGGTCACGCTGGTCGAGGGCGAACCCGGCGCCGACCCCGACATCCGTATCCTGCTGCCCGAGGGCGCGGTGCCGTGGGCGGGGCATTCGGGGCGCTATGCGGTGCATCAGGTGATGGCACAGATCGCGAAGAACCGCACGACGATCATATTCTGCAACACGCGCGGGCTGGCGGAACTGATCTTTCAGGAGCTGTGGAAGGTCAACGACCTCTCGCTGCCGATCGCGATCCACCACGGCAGCCTCGACCGCGAGGCGCGCCAGCGCGCCGAAGCGGCGATGGCCGAGGGGCGGCTGCGCGCGCTCGTCGCGACCGCGAGCCTCGATCTGGGGCTCGACTGGGGCGATGTCGACTGCGTGATCCAGATGGGCGCGCCCAAAGGCTCGTCGCGACTGCTCCAGCGCATCGGCCGCGCCAATCACCGGCTCGACGAGCCGAGCCGCGCGCTGATCGTGCCGGGCAACCGCTTCGAATATCTGGAGGCACGCGCTGCATTGGACGCCGTGGGCGCGGGCGAGCGCGACGCCGACCGCTTCCGCCCCGGCGCGCTCGACGTGCTCGCGCAGCATGTCATGGCGCTCGCCTGCGCCGCGCCGTTCGACGAAGCCGAGTTGCTCGCCGAAATCCGCACCGCGGCGCCCTATCGCTGGATCGATGCCGACATTTTCGGCCGACTGCTCGGCTTCGTGCGCGACGGCGGCTATGCGCTCAAAAGCTATGACCGATTCCGCCGCCTGGCGCCCGACGGGAAGGGGCGCTGGCGCATTTCGCACCCCCGATTGGCGGCGCAGCACCGGCTCAACGCCGGGATCATCGTCGAGGCGCCGATGGCCGCGGTGCGCTTCAAAAACGGCCGTCGCCTCGGGCAGGTCGAGGAATATTTCGCGAGCACACTGACCCCCGGCGACACCTTCGCCTTTGCGGGGCTCAGCCTCGAAGTCGAATCGATCCGCGACACCGACCTGATCGTCCGCGCGACGACGCGCCCGGCGCGCATCCCCTCCTATATGGGTGCGCGCATGGCAATCTCGACCCGGCTGGCCGACCGGGTGCGGGGTTTCCTCGCCGATCCCGCAAGCTGGCAGCGTTTTCCCGAGGATGTCCGTTTCTGGCTGGAGATGCAGGCGCTGCGATCGGTGCTGCCGCGCCCCGGCGAACTGCTCGTCGAGACCTTTCCGCACGAGGGGCATCATTATATGGTCTGCTATCCCTTCGAGGGGTGGAACGCGCACCAGTCGCTCGGCATGCTGATCACCAAAAGAATGGAGCGGATCGGGCTGCAGCCGCTCGGCTTCGTCGCGTCCGATTATGCGATCGCGATCTGGTCGCTGCGCCCGGTGGCGAACCCCGAAACGCTGTTCGACGCCGAAATCCTGTCCGACGAGTTCGTCGAGTGGGTCGAACAATCGCATCTGCTGAAGCGCGCCTTTCGCGAGGTCGCGGTGATCGGCGGGCTGATCGAGCGCCAGCATCCGGGCAAGCGCAAGACCGGCAAGCAGGTGACCTTCTCGACCGACCTGATCTTCGACGTGCTCCGGAAATATGAGCCCGACCATCTGCTGCTCGAAGCCGCCTGGGCCGATGCGCGCGAGCGGCTGACCGACGTCGCGCGGCTCGGCGATCTGCTCGACCGCGCCGCGGGGACGATGGTGCACCGGACGCTCGAGCGGATCAGCCCGCTCGCGATTCCGGTGCTCGTCCTGATCGGGCGCGAGAATGTCGCCGCGGCCGACCTCGACGATGCGCTGCTCGGTGACCTTGCCGATGCGCTGGCGGAAGAGGCGATGCGCGCCGATTAG
- a CDS encoding septal ring lytic transglycosylase RlpA family protein: protein MLIPLLLTVSAAAQEAQITDEPAAEAEQATEIDGGMASYYGDELAGNRTASGERFDPDQLTGAHRSLPFGSMVRVTNVANGDSVVVRINDRGPFSRGRVIDISHAAARQIGMHRSGTARVKLALLNND from the coding sequence ATGCTGATACCGCTTCTGCTGACGGTTTCGGCCGCGGCGCAGGAAGCTCAGATCACCGACGAGCCGGCCGCCGAGGCCGAGCAGGCGACCGAGATCGATGGCGGAATGGCGAGCTATTACGGCGACGAACTCGCCGGCAATCGCACCGCGAGCGGCGAACGCTTCGACCCCGATCAACTGACCGGCGCCCATCGCTCGCTTCCCTTTGGCAGCATGGTTCGCGTCACCAATGTCGCGAACGGCGACAGCGTCGTCGTCCGCATCAACGATCGCGGCCCCTTTTCGCGCGGCCGGGTGATCGACATCAGCCACGCCGCCGCCCGCCAGATCGGCATGCACCGCAGCGGCACCGCGCGGGTGAAGCTGGCGCTGCTCAACAACGATTGA
- the gyrB gene encoding DNA topoisomerase (ATP-hydrolyzing) subunit B encodes MTEPSENGASESASKQPNANAYGADSIKVLKGLDAVRKRPGMYIGDTDDGSGLHHMVFEVSDNAIDEALAGHCDLVLITLNSDGSVSVEDNGRGIPTGIHAEEGISAAEVIMTQLHAGGKFENTSDDNAYKVSGGLHGVGVSVVNALSEWLELTIWRDGEEHWMRFEHGDSVAPLVVRGPAPAGKKGTRVTFQASTETFKNVTEFDFEKLEHRYRELAFLNSGVRIKLVDARHAEHATHDLFYEGGIAAFVKWLDRNKNPLLPDPIAISAERDGIGIDVALEWNDSYYENVLCFTNNIPQRDGGTHLAAFRAALTRTLNGYGDKSGLLKKEKVSLTGEDMREGLTAIVSVKLPDPKFSSQTKDKLVSSEVRQPLESLMADRMTQWLEENPAHAKAVIQKIVDAAAAREAARKARELTRRKGAMDIASLPGKLADCQERDPSKCELFLVEGDSAGGSAKQGRDRHVQAILPLKGKILNVERARFDRIISSKEVGTLIQALGTGIRDEFTLEKLRYHKIVIMTDADVDGAHIRTLLLTFFYRQMPEIIENGHLYIAQPPLYKVAKGRSEVYLKDDSALENYLVDAGIDALLLETPGGARSGNDLRELIEHGRRLRALMRYVPRSLDHGLVEALAFTGALDPALDTAGRHSAAETAAAWLGAAERALTGGSEAVWTVQAVEGGGYTLERRWRGVSDHHVVDAAFLASQEARRLHLLASEQAETYARPGRLVKATGAAAIEIDAAEGEEEEVSAASNAKANPVTRPSELLDAIFAHSRKGLSISRYKGLGEMNAEQLWETTLDPANRSLLRVDGAQADDVKLIFEQLMGDEVEPRRDFIQTNALSVANLDV; translated from the coding sequence ATGACAGAACCGAGTGAGAACGGCGCTAGCGAAAGCGCTTCCAAACAGCCCAACGCAAACGCCTATGGCGCCGATTCGATCAAGGTCCTGAAGGGCCTCGACGCGGTCCGCAAGCGCCCCGGCATGTATATCGGCGACACCGACGACGGGTCGGGCCTGCACCATATGGTGTTCGAGGTCAGTGACAATGCGATCGACGAAGCGCTCGCCGGGCATTGCGACCTCGTGCTCATCACCTTGAACAGCGACGGATCGGTCAGCGTCGAGGACAATGGCCGCGGCATCCCGACCGGCATCCATGCCGAGGAAGGCATTTCGGCGGCCGAGGTCATCATGACCCAGCTTCACGCCGGCGGGAAGTTCGAGAATACGAGCGACGACAATGCCTACAAGGTGTCGGGCGGCCTCCACGGCGTCGGCGTCAGCGTCGTCAACGCGCTGTCGGAATGGCTCGAACTGACGATCTGGCGCGATGGCGAGGAGCATTGGATGCGCTTCGAGCATGGCGATTCGGTCGCCCCGCTCGTCGTCCGCGGCCCAGCCCCCGCAGGCAAGAAGGGCACGCGCGTCACCTTCCAGGCCTCGACCGAGACGTTCAAGAACGTCACCGAGTTCGATTTCGAGAAGCTCGAGCATCGCTACCGCGAGCTCGCCTTCCTGAATTCGGGCGTTCGCATCAAGCTGGTCGATGCACGCCATGCCGAACATGCGACCCACGATCTCTTCTACGAAGGCGGCATCGCGGCCTTCGTCAAATGGCTCGACCGCAACAAGAATCCGCTGCTCCCCGACCCGATCGCGATCAGCGCCGAGCGTGACGGCATCGGTATCGACGTCGCATTGGAGTGGAACGACAGCTATTATGAGAACGTCCTCTGCTTCACCAACAACATCCCGCAGCGCGACGGCGGCACGCATCTCGCGGCCTTCCGCGCCGCGCTGACGCGCACCCTGAACGGCTATGGCGACAAGTCGGGGCTGCTGAAGAAGGAAAAGGTCTCGCTGACCGGCGAGGATATGCGCGAGGGGCTGACCGCGATCGTCTCGGTCAAGCTGCCCGACCCCAAATTCTCGTCGCAGACCAAGGACAAGCTCGTTTCGTCCGAGGTCCGCCAGCCGCTCGAAAGCCTGATGGCCGACCGGATGACCCAATGGCTGGAGGAGAATCCCGCCCATGCCAAGGCGGTGATCCAGAAGATCGTCGACGCCGCCGCGGCGCGCGAGGCGGCGCGCAAGGCACGCGAACTCACTCGCCGCAAGGGCGCGATGGACATCGCCTCGCTCCCCGGCAAACTCGCCGACTGTCAGGAACGCGACCCCAGCAAATGCGAACTGTTCCTCGTCGAGGGTGACTCGGCGGGCGGCTCGGCGAAGCAGGGCCGCGACCGGCACGTGCAGGCGATCCTGCCGCTCAAGGGCAAGATATTGAACGTCGAGCGCGCGCGCTTCGACCGCATCATCTCGTCGAAGGAAGTGGGGACGCTGATCCAGGCGCTCGGCACCGGCATCCGCGATGAGTTCACCCTCGAAAAATTGCGCTATCACAAGATCGTGATCATGACCGACGCCGACGTCGACGGCGCGCATATCCGCACGCTGCTTTTGACCTTCTTCTATCGCCAGATGCCCGAGATCATCGAGAACGGCCATCTCTACATCGCCCAGCCGCCGCTCTACAAGGTCGCGAAGGGGCGGAGCGAGGTCTATCTCAAGGACGATAGCGCGCTCGAAAATTATCTCGTCGATGCCGGGATCGACGCGCTGCTGCTCGAAACGCCGGGCGGGGCGCGGTCGGGGAACGACCTGCGCGAACTGATCGAGCATGGCCGGCGGCTGCGCGCGCTGATGCGCTACGTCCCGCGCAGCCTCGATCATGGGCTGGTCGAGGCGCTGGCCTTCACCGGTGCGCTCGATCCGGCGCTCGACACCGCGGGCCGCCACAGCGCCGCCGAGACCGCCGCCGCGTGGCTCGGCGCCGCCGAGCGCGCGCTGACCGGCGGCAGCGAAGCCGTCTGGACCGTGCAGGCGGTCGAGGGCGGCGGCTATACGCTCGAACGCCGCTGGCGCGGGGTCAGCGACCATCATGTCGTCGATGCCGCTTTCCTCGCGAGCCAGGAGGCGCGCCGTCTCCACCTGCTGGCGAGCGAGCAGGCTGAAACCTATGCCCGGCCCGGCCGGCTGGTGAAGGCGACCGGCGCCGCCGCCATCGAGATCGACGCCGCCGAAGGCGAGGAAGAAGAGGTTTCCGCGGCATCGAACGCCAAGGCGAACCCGGTCACGCGCCCGTCCGAACTGCTCGACGCGATCTTCGCGCACAGCCGCAAGGGGTTGTCGATCAGCCGCTACAAGGGGCTGGGCGAAATGAACGCCGAACAGCTTTGGGAAACCACGCTCGACCCCGCGAACCGCTCGCTGCTGCGCGTCGACGGCGCGCAGGCCGACGACGTCAAGCTGATCTTCGAGCAGTTGATGGGCGACGAGGTCGAACCCCGGCGGGACTTCATCCAGACCAATGCACTATCGGTGGCGAATCTGGACGTTTGA
- the pdeM gene encoding ligase-associated DNA damage response endonuclease PdeM codes for MSGAATFDFAGERFVMLADRALFWPARGALIVADLHLEKASWYAAYGQPLPPYDSHDTLDRLAGLAAATGAGAIWCLGDSFHDRDAAARIVPAIADRLERQAAAAKLVWIAGNHDGLTAGAWGGEVADEWIQNGIVFRHQSRADEARPEISGHFHPKLRLSLRGRGVSRPCFASDATRLILPAFGSFTGGLDVEDAAIAANFSGPYRAMLVARGRLLSLPCGGAAENNATAGVSAAANRR; via the coding sequence ATGTCCGGCGCGGCGACCTTTGATTTTGCCGGCGAGCGCTTCGTGATGCTCGCCGACCGCGCGCTGTTCTGGCCGGCGCGCGGCGCGTTGATCGTCGCCGACCTCCACCTCGAAAAGGCGAGCTGGTACGCTGCCTATGGTCAGCCGCTGCCACCCTATGACAGCCACGACACGCTCGATCGGCTGGCAGGGCTCGCCGCCGCGACCGGCGCGGGCGCGATCTGGTGCCTCGGCGACAGTTTCCACGACCGCGACGCCGCGGCGCGCATCGTCCCCGCGATCGCCGACCGCCTGGAACGACAGGCCGCCGCGGCAAAGCTGGTCTGGATCGCGGGCAACCACGACGGCCTGACCGCGGGCGCGTGGGGCGGCGAGGTCGCCGACGAATGGATCCAGAACGGCATCGTTTTTCGCCACCAGAGCCGCGCGGACGAGGCGCGCCCCGAAATATCGGGACATTTCCACCCCAAGCTGCGCCTCAGCCTGCGCGGGCGGGGCGTATCGCGACCCTGCTTCGCGAGCGATGCGACGCGGCTGATCCTGCCTGCTTTCGGCAGCTTCACCGGCGGGCTCGACGTCGAGGATGCCGCCATCGCCGCGAATTTTTCAGGCCCCTATCGCGCCATGCTGGTCGCGCGCGGCCGCCTTCTGTCGCTGCCTTGTGGCGGAGCGGCGGAGAATAACGCTACGGCAGGCGTCTCGGCCGCCGCGAACCGGCGCTGA
- a CDS encoding SRPBCC domain-containing protein — translation MSGAALIVALRVAATPQAAFAAFTEGIGRWWQSHPLFPLSPQGDGALRFDPAGPGGRLVTRFADGELWVIGAVHCWRPGERLTFGWRLPSFAADQATEVEVRFEAVGAETRVTVEHRGWDAIPQSHAARHGFELMLFQRRLSEHWRGLLREMAALG, via the coding sequence ATGAGCGGCGCGGCGTTGATCGTCGCACTGCGCGTCGCCGCGACCCCGCAAGCGGCCTTCGCGGCCTTCACCGAAGGCATCGGCCGCTGGTGGCAGAGCCATCCGCTCTTCCCGCTATCACCCCAAGGAGACGGTGCGCTGCGCTTCGACCCCGCGGGGCCGGGCGGGCGGCTGGTGACACGCTTCGCCGACGGCGAGCTGTGGGTCATCGGCGCGGTGCATTGCTGGCGGCCCGGCGAGCGCCTGACCTTCGGCTGGCGCCTGCCGAGCTTCGCCGCGGATCAGGCGACCGAAGTCGAGGTGCGCTTCGAGGCAGTCGGTGCCGAGACGCGCGTGACGGTCGAACATCGCGGCTGGGATGCGATCCCGCAAAGCCATGCCGCGCGGCACGGGTTCGAGCTGATGCTGTTCCAGCGGCGGCTGAGCGAACATTGGCGGGGGTTGTTGAGGGAGATGGCGGCTCTGGGATAG
- a CDS encoding aspartyl protease family protein, whose protein sequence is MIDAIKPSAAWALLLAAPILIGAAQPPANASPAGLPPSTPQAPATPTAAPNATSAPIPDTLAPPVLVTPFIQPFDLDATRRMAVKVMVGGEGPFSFLVDTGAERTVIARELAERLGLAEGEKLRMATIGGSAVVPSYRVAAVEMANLRLAAIDAPALLGRHLGAAGLIGVDMLEQRRVLIDFRKESMEILETRKRARPIIDDDDAIVVTARNSAGRLILSDARIDGKRIDVIVDTGAQTSVGNPALQELVAHRRANRLPFMVSTLDSVTGETVPAVRTAIKRITINGLDVNNLPISFADSQAFRALGLENRPALLLGMDGLALFDRVEIDFPNRRVVFDMPSGASRETGQRFAASGEPRIG, encoded by the coding sequence ATGATCGACGCCATCAAGCCATCCGCTGCCTGGGCGCTGCTGCTCGCCGCGCCCATACTGATCGGGGCGGCCCAGCCGCCTGCCAATGCGTCGCCTGCCGGTTTGCCGCCTTCGACGCCGCAAGCACCCGCAACGCCAACAGCCGCCCCCAACGCAACATCGGCGCCCATTCCCGACACGCTGGCTCCGCCGGTCCTCGTCACGCCCTTCATCCAGCCGTTCGATCTCGACGCGACGCGGCGCATGGCGGTGAAGGTCATGGTCGGCGGCGAGGGGCCTTTTTCCTTTCTCGTCGATACCGGCGCGGAACGCACGGTGATCGCGCGCGAACTCGCTGAACGGCTGGGGCTCGCGGAGGGTGAGAAGCTCAGGATGGCGACGATCGGCGGGTCGGCGGTGGTGCCGAGCTATCGCGTCGCGGCGGTGGAGATGGCGAATCTGCGCCTCGCCGCGATCGATGCGCCGGCGCTCCTCGGCCGCCACCTGGGCGCCGCGGGACTGATCGGGGTCGACATGCTCGAGCAAAGGCGCGTGCTGATCGATTTCCGCAAGGAAAGCATGGAGATACTCGAAACGCGCAAGCGCGCGCGGCCGATCATCGACGACGACGACGCGATCGTCGTCACCGCGCGCAATTCGGCGGGTCGGCTGATTCTCTCCGACGCGCGGATCGACGGCAAGCGCATCGACGTCATCGTCGACACCGGCGCTCAAACAAGTGTCGGCAACCCCGCGCTACAGGAACTGGTCGCCCATCGCCGGGCCAACCGCCTGCCTTTCATGGTGTCGACGCTCGATTCGGTCACCGGCGAAACGGTGCCGGCGGTCCGCACCGCAATCAAGCGGATCACGATCAACGGCCTCGACGTGAATAATCTGCCGATCAGCTTCGCCGACAGCCAGGCCTTTCGTGCGCTGGGCCTCGAGAACCGGCCCGCGCTGCTGCTCGGCATGGACGGCCTCGCGCTGTTCGACCGGGTCGAAATCGATTTTCCGAACCGCCGCGTCGTCTTCGACATGCCGAGCGGCGCGAGCCGCGAGACAGGGCAGCGCTTCGCCGCAAGCGGAGAGCCGCGCATCGGATAG